The proteins below are encoded in one region of Pseudoduganella armeniaca:
- a CDS encoding family 43 glycosylhydrolase, with translation MKKSLSRIGCIVALAFAAASPAWAQVPTVSDLVDNNRAFLKLDRTNTNLGASFNMHFIDTVTVNGVIKAYYIRNINGHLGVGLAESTDGVTFVDKGPVLESGAAGSPDSIMASFPGVWYENGTYYMVYESTGTGYIAPNIGLATSTDGKTFTKKGLILRFDTRPDPIDPNKPGWESRGIGTPSIYKENGIWYVFYHGFDGTVCQIGMAKGTDLMALQKVSTNPVIRTVPGTPEAGTAGRRKVIKQNGAYYMVYEVSDAIGSNGTYQHSRWSSAFARSSNLTTWTKFRQNPILPQTDNTTAVDSFGNDGPAFLNVGGRDYVYYRIDAMSPVTRRALVANEQYGGFDRSWTMTAAGIGHNIGRADGDGWSANMTQDTPGYLQFGPYYAGLPEGDHIATWSFMIDNNTSDDADQLRLEIVDVDNNYAVLHQRTVTRKQFKQTGRYEYFSLPFHVTPAMLNHRLEYRVYWHGRAFIREGKVGLS, from the coding sequence ATGAAGAAATCCCTTTCCCGTATCGGCTGCATAGTCGCGCTGGCTTTTGCTGCCGCCAGCCCCGCCTGGGCGCAAGTGCCCACTGTCTCCGATCTCGTCGATAACAATCGCGCATTCCTGAAACTCGATCGCACCAACACCAACTTGGGCGCCAGCTTCAATATGCACTTTATCGACACAGTGACGGTAAACGGCGTCATCAAGGCCTACTATATTCGCAATATCAATGGACACCTTGGTGTGGGATTGGCTGAATCGACGGACGGTGTAACGTTTGTCGACAAAGGACCTGTGCTGGAATCGGGTGCTGCCGGATCGCCCGACAGTATCATGGCCTCGTTCCCTGGCGTATGGTACGAAAACGGTACTTACTACATGGTCTACGAGTCGACGGGTACCGGCTACATTGCCCCCAATATCGGCCTGGCCACCTCCACGGACGGCAAGACCTTCACGAAAAAGGGCCTTATCCTGCGCTTCGATACCCGGCCGGATCCGATCGATCCCAACAAGCCAGGTTGGGAGAGCCGCGGCATCGGTACGCCTAGCATCTACAAGGAAAACGGCATCTGGTACGTGTTCTATCATGGCTTCGACGGAACGGTCTGCCAGATCGGCATGGCCAAGGGAACGGACCTGATGGCCTTGCAAAAGGTATCGACGAACCCGGTCATTCGCACGGTGCCGGGTACCCCCGAAGCGGGAACGGCCGGCCGTCGCAAGGTCATCAAGCAAAACGGCGCCTACTACATGGTGTATGAAGTCAGCGATGCGATCGGCTCGAACGGAACGTATCAGCACAGCCGTTGGTCGTCCGCATTCGCGCGGTCGAGCAATCTCACGACCTGGACGAAATTCAGGCAGAACCCGATCCTGCCGCAGACCGACAATACGACGGCAGTTGATTCGTTCGGCAATGACGGTCCGGCGTTCCTGAACGTGGGCGGCCGTGATTACGTCTATTACCGCATCGACGCCATGTCCCCGGTGACGCGGCGGGCACTGGTGGCCAATGAACAGTACGGCGGCTTCGATCGCAGCTGGACCATGACGGCAGCGGGCATCGGCCACAATATCGGGCGCGCGGACGGCGACGGCTGGTCGGCCAATATGACCCAGGACACGCCGGGCTACCTGCAATTCGGTCCCTATTATGCCGGGCTGCCGGAGGGCGATCATATCGCTACCTGGAGCTTCATGATCGATAACAATACGTCCGATGACGCCGATCAGTTGCGCCTGGAAATCGTCGACGTGGACAATAACTACGCGGTGTTGCACCAGCGTACGGTCACCCGCAAGCAGTTCAAGCAAACCGGCCGGTATGAGTATTTCTCCCTGCCGTTCCACGTTACCCCGGCGATGCTGAACCATCGACTGGAGTACCGTGTTTATTGGCATGGACGGGCATTCATTCGTGAAGGTAAGGTTGGCTTGAGCTGA
- the iscU gene encoding Fe-S cluster assembly scaffold IscU: MAYSEKVLDHYENPRNVGAFEKGDESVGTGMVGAPACGDVMKLQIKVGADGVIEDAKFKTYGCGSAIASSSLVTEWVKGKTLDQALSIKNTQIAEELALPPVKIHCSILAEDAIKAAVQDYKAKHSA; the protein is encoded by the coding sequence ATGGCTTACTCGGAAAAAGTTCTCGACCACTACGAAAACCCGCGCAACGTGGGCGCCTTTGAAAAGGGCGACGAAAGCGTCGGCACGGGCATGGTGGGCGCCCCGGCCTGCGGCGACGTGATGAAGCTGCAGATCAAGGTCGGCGCGGACGGCGTCATCGAAGACGCGAAATTCAAGACCTACGGCTGCGGCTCGGCCATCGCATCGAGCTCCCTGGTGACGGAATGGGTCAAGGGCAAGACGCTGGACCAGGCCCTGTCGATCAAGAACACGCAGATCGCCGAAGAGCTGGCGCTGCCGCCGGTGAAAATCCACTGCTCGATCCTGGCCGAAGACGCGATCAAGGCCGCCGTGCAGGACTACAAGGCCAAGCACTCGGCCTAA
- a CDS encoding RNA pseudouridine synthase: MTDSDTIRLSKRVADMVPCSRREAELYIEGGFVQVDGAVVEEAGARVAPQQAVVLAPDATLLEIVPVTILLHKPAGVDPFACLVPEARNAQAAKERFLKRHVHNLTPALPLDYAASGLFVFTQDHRVARKLVEEGDKVEQEIIVDVRGTIVENGLAQLNQGATKVSWQNEGRLRFAVKGPKPSQIDRMCKAVGLTPVALKRLRIGRLSMAGLAVGEWRYLQGFERF; this comes from the coding sequence ATGACCGATTCCGACACGATCCGCCTCTCGAAACGGGTGGCGGACATGGTGCCCTGTTCCCGTCGCGAGGCGGAGCTGTACATCGAGGGCGGCTTCGTGCAGGTCGATGGCGCCGTCGTCGAGGAAGCCGGCGCGCGCGTGGCACCGCAGCAGGCCGTGGTGCTGGCGCCCGATGCCACCTTGCTGGAAATCGTGCCTGTCACGATCCTGCTGCACAAGCCGGCCGGCGTCGACCCGTTCGCGTGCCTGGTGCCAGAGGCGCGCAATGCGCAGGCGGCGAAGGAGCGCTTCCTGAAGCGCCACGTGCACAATCTCACCCCGGCGCTGCCGCTGGACTACGCAGCGAGCGGCCTGTTCGTGTTCACGCAGGACCACCGGGTGGCGCGCAAGCTGGTGGAGGAGGGCGACAAGGTCGAGCAGGAGATCATCGTCGACGTGCGCGGCACGATCGTCGAGAATGGCCTGGCCCAGCTGAACCAGGGCGCGACGAAAGTCAGCTGGCAGAACGAAGGCCGGCTGCGCTTTGCCGTCAAGGGCCCGAAGCCCAGCCAGATCGACCGCATGTGCAAGGCCGTCGGCCTGACGCCGGTGGCGCTCAAGCGCCTGCGCATCGGCCGGCTCTCCATGGCCGGGCTGGCCGTGGGCGAGTGGCGCTACCTGCAGGGGTTCGAGCGGTTCTGA
- a CDS encoding RDD family protein yields MPVNNVVAPVGVPAIGRRLVSMVYELLLGFAVLFLPFLVFEMLVKASHAPAVEHMRQALAFLVLGAYFIHQWTRKGQTLAMQTWRIRLQMPDGAMVPPRVATLRYLLCWLWVLPAAAVCLAFDLHRWQAIGALAIGIVAWSLTALLDRERQFLHDRIAGTRLVQLPKPEKRVKAAA; encoded by the coding sequence ATGCCGGTAAATAACGTGGTCGCGCCGGTCGGCGTGCCGGCCATCGGCCGCCGGCTGGTCTCGATGGTGTACGAGCTGCTGCTGGGTTTTGCCGTGCTGTTCCTGCCCTTCCTCGTATTCGAGATGCTCGTCAAGGCCAGCCATGCGCCGGCCGTCGAGCACATGCGCCAGGCCCTGGCCTTCCTGGTGCTGGGCGCCTACTTCATCCATCAATGGACGCGCAAGGGCCAGACCCTGGCCATGCAGACCTGGCGCATCCGCCTGCAGATGCCGGACGGCGCCATGGTGCCGCCGCGTGTGGCCACCTTGCGCTACCTGCTGTGCTGGTTATGGGTGCTGCCCGCCGCCGCCGTTTGCCTGGCCTTCGACCTGCATCGCTGGCAGGCCATTGGCGCGCTGGCCATCGGCATCGTGGCCTGGTCGCTGACGGCGCTGCTCGACCGCGAGCGCCAGTTCCTGCATGACCGGATCGCCGGCACGCGGCTGGTGCAGCTGCCCAAGCCGGAAAAGCGGGTCAAGGCCGCAGCCTGA
- the iscR gene encoding Fe-S cluster assembly transcriptional regulator IscR, whose protein sequence is MRLTTKGRFAVTAMIDLAMRQGKGPVTLSGISQRQAISLSYLEQLFGKLRRHEIVESIRGPGGGYSLARRADKVTVADIIIAVDEPLDATQCGGKENCHGADHATGARCMTHELWATLNEKMVDYLDSVSLQDLVDQQRQKNAEQNVVVMHRNHAALG, encoded by the coding sequence ATGCGTCTGACTACCAAAGGCCGTTTTGCCGTGACCGCGATGATTGACCTGGCGATGCGCCAGGGCAAGGGTCCCGTCACGCTCTCTGGCATCAGCCAGCGCCAGGCCATATCGCTGTCCTATCTGGAACAGCTGTTCGGCAAGCTGCGTCGGCACGAGATCGTGGAGTCGATCCGCGGTCCGGGCGGTGGCTACAGCCTGGCCCGCCGCGCCGACAAGGTGACGGTGGCCGACATCATCATCGCCGTCGATGAGCCGCTCGATGCGACCCAATGCGGCGGCAAGGAAAACTGCCATGGCGCCGACCACGCCACCGGCGCCCGTTGCATGACCCACGAGTTGTGGGCCACGCTGAACGAAAAGATGGTCGACTACCTGGACTCGGTCTCGCTGCAGGACCTGGTCGATCAGCAAAGACAGAAAAACGCCGAACAGAACGTCGTGGTCATGCACCGCAACCACGCCGCCCTTGGATAA
- the iscX gene encoding Fe-S cluster assembly protein IscX, with protein MKWTDITAIAEALYDKYPNLDPTSIRFTDLHNWVVTLEGFDDDHKRGGEKILEAIQQAWIDEAQ; from the coding sequence ATGAAATGGACCGACATCACGGCGATCGCCGAGGCGCTGTACGACAAGTACCCGAACCTGGACCCCACGTCCATCCGCTTCACCGACCTGCACAACTGGGTCGTCACCCTGGAAGGCTTCGACGACGACCACAAGCGCGGCGGCGAGAAGATCCTGGAAGCCATCCAGCAGGCATGGATCGATGAAGCGCAATAA
- the iscA gene encoding iron-sulfur cluster assembly protein IscA: protein MAITLTEKAAKHINRYIERRGKGIGLRFGVRTTGCSGLAYKLEYVDEVTEDDHVFESHGVKVFVDPKSMPYIDGTELDFAREGLNEGFKFNNPNEKDACGCGESFRI, encoded by the coding sequence ATGGCAATCACGTTGACCGAAAAAGCTGCGAAGCACATCAACCGCTACATCGAACGGCGCGGCAAGGGCATCGGCCTGCGCTTTGGCGTGCGCACGACCGGTTGCTCGGGCCTGGCGTACAAGCTGGAGTACGTGGACGAGGTAACCGAGGACGACCATGTCTTCGAATCGCATGGCGTGAAGGTCTTTGTCGATCCGAAGAGCATGCCGTACATCGACGGCACGGAGCTGGACTTCGCCCGCGAAGGCCTGAACGAAGGCTTCAAGTTCAACAACCCGAACGAAAAAGACGCCTGCGGCTGCGGCGAAAGCTTCCGCATCTGA
- the ltaE gene encoding low-specificity L-threonine aldolase gives MSWIDLRSDTVTQPSPAMREAMAAAPVGDDVYGDDPTVNRLQEFAAELFGFEAALFAPSGTQTNLIALLAHCGRGDEYLVGQEAHTFRYEGGGAAVLGSIQPQPIANQPDGSLALDDIAAQIKPRDVHFARTKLLALENTIGGRVLPRDYIAAATALAHERGLATHLDGARICNAAVQQGISLRDAVAGFDSVSVCLSKGLGAPVGSVLCGSRAFVEEGKRWRKMLGGGMRQAGVIGAAGLYALEHNVQRLAEDHANAAFLAGELARIDGLAVSTPQTNIFYVDVPAARCAGLAEALAAAHIRVSMAPRLRLVTHLDVTRAQLRTVADVFTTYFET, from the coding sequence ATGAGCTGGATCGACCTGCGCAGCGACACGGTCACCCAGCCATCGCCCGCGATGCGCGAGGCGATGGCCGCGGCACCGGTCGGCGACGACGTGTACGGCGACGACCCGACCGTCAACCGCTTGCAGGAGTTTGCTGCCGAACTGTTCGGCTTCGAGGCGGCGCTGTTCGCGCCATCCGGCACGCAAACGAACCTGATCGCACTGCTGGCCCATTGCGGCCGCGGCGACGAATACCTGGTCGGCCAGGAAGCGCACACCTTCCGTTATGAAGGCGGCGGCGCGGCGGTGCTGGGCAGCATCCAGCCGCAGCCCATCGCCAACCAGCCGGACGGCTCGCTGGCGCTGGACGACATCGCCGCGCAGATCAAGCCGCGCGACGTCCACTTCGCCCGCACCAAGCTGCTGGCGCTGGAAAACACGATCGGCGGCCGCGTGCTGCCGCGCGATTACATCGCCGCGGCGACGGCGCTGGCGCACGAGCGTGGCCTGGCTACCCACCTGGACGGCGCCCGCATCTGCAATGCCGCGGTCCAGCAGGGCATCAGCCTGCGCGACGCGGTGGCCGGTTTCGACAGCGTCTCCGTGTGCCTGTCGAAGGGCCTGGGCGCGCCGGTCGGCTCCGTGCTGTGCGGCTCGCGCGCATTCGTCGAGGAAGGCAAGCGCTGGCGCAAGATGCTGGGCGGCGGCATGCGCCAGGCCGGCGTGATCGGCGCGGCCGGGCTGTATGCGCTGGAGCACAACGTGCAGCGCCTGGCCGAGGACCACGCCAACGCCGCGTTCCTGGCCGGCGAGCTGGCGCGCATCGATGGCCTGGCCGTCAGCACGCCGCAAACCAACATCTTCTACGTCGACGTGCCGGCAGCGCGGTGCGCCGGCCTGGCCGAGGCGCTGGCGGCGGCGCACATCCGCGTGTCGATGGCGCCGCGCCTGCGCCTCGTCACGCACCTGGACGTCACGCGTGCGCAGCTGCGCACGGTGGCCGACGTCTTCACCACTTACTTCGAGACCTGA
- the hscA gene encoding Fe-S protein assembly chaperone HscA, with translation MALLQISEPGMSTAPHQHRLAVGIDLGTTNSLVATVRSSIPEVLNDEDGRPLLPSVVRYLPNGHAHIGYKAQAAQTTDPKNTIVSVKRFMGRGLKDIAYVENLPYDFVDGPGMVQLKTVAGIKSPVETSAQILATLRQRAEDALGDDLVGAVITVPAYFDDAQRQATKDAAQLAGLNVLRLLSEPTAAAIAYGLDNASEGLFAVYDLGGGTFDISILKLSKGVFEVLSTGGDSALGGDDFDHRLFCWIHEQEKLAPLNDEDTAVLMVKAREAKELLSTKSEVTVDAILSSGEEVHLKITAEKFAEITKHLVAKTMNAIKKALRDANVDADDIDGVVMVGGATRMPHVQRAVGEYFHTIPHANIDPDKVVALGAAIQANLLAGNRAPGDDWLLLDVIPLSLGIETMGGLVEKIIPRNSTIPCARAQEFTTFKDGQTALAVHVLQGERELVSDCRSLARFELRGIPPMAAGAARIRITYQVDADGLLSVSARELRSNVEASITVKPSYGLGDDDVARMLQDSYASAETDMKARALREEQVEAERILLATQAALDEDAALLSDEERTAVDALMTSTRAILAQSQAGTVDHTAVKAAVEALAHGTEEFASRRMDRSVRSALAGKALDQVA, from the coding sequence ATGGCTCTCCTGCAAATTTCCGAACCCGGCATGTCGACGGCGCCGCACCAGCACCGGCTGGCGGTCGGTATCGACCTGGGCACCACCAACTCGCTGGTGGCGACCGTGCGCAGCAGCATTCCCGAAGTGCTGAACGACGAGGACGGCCGGCCGCTGCTGCCGTCCGTGGTGCGCTACCTGCCGAACGGCCACGCCCACATCGGCTACAAGGCGCAGGCCGCGCAGACCACCGATCCGAAGAACACGATCGTCTCCGTCAAGCGTTTCATGGGCCGCGGGCTGAAGGACATCGCCTACGTGGAGAACCTGCCGTACGACTTCGTCGACGGCCCCGGCATGGTGCAGCTGAAGACCGTCGCCGGCATCAAGAGCCCGGTCGAGACGTCCGCGCAGATCCTGGCAACCTTGCGCCAGCGCGCCGAGGATGCGCTGGGCGACGACCTGGTGGGCGCCGTCATCACCGTGCCGGCGTACTTCGACGACGCCCAGCGCCAGGCCACCAAGGATGCGGCCCAGCTGGCCGGCCTGAACGTGCTGCGCCTGCTGTCCGAACCGACCGCCGCCGCCATCGCGTATGGCCTGGACAATGCATCCGAAGGCCTGTTCGCCGTCTACGACCTGGGCGGCGGCACTTTCGACATCTCGATCCTCAAATTGTCCAAGGGCGTGTTCGAAGTGCTGTCCACCGGCGGCGATTCCGCGCTGGGTGGCGACGACTTCGACCACCGCCTGTTCTGCTGGATCCACGAGCAGGAGAAGCTGGCGCCGCTGAACGATGAAGACACCGCCGTGCTGATGGTCAAGGCACGCGAGGCCAAGGAACTGCTGTCGACGAAATCGGAAGTGACGGTGGACGCGATCCTGTCGTCCGGCGAGGAAGTGCACCTGAAGATCACGGCCGAGAAATTCGCCGAGATCACGAAACACCTGGTCGCCAAGACCATGAACGCGATCAAGAAGGCGCTGCGCGACGCCAACGTGGACGCGGACGACATCGACGGCGTCGTCATGGTCGGCGGCGCCACGCGCATGCCGCACGTGCAGCGCGCCGTGGGCGAGTACTTCCACACGATCCCGCACGCGAACATCGATCCGGACAAGGTGGTGGCGCTGGGCGCCGCCATCCAGGCCAACCTGCTGGCGGGGAACCGCGCGCCGGGCGACGACTGGCTGCTGCTGGACGTGATCCCGCTGTCGCTGGGTATCGAGACGATGGGCGGCCTGGTCGAGAAGATCATCCCGCGCAACTCGACGATTCCGTGCGCCCGGGCGCAGGAGTTCACCACGTTCAAGGATGGCCAGACCGCGCTGGCGGTGCACGTGCTGCAGGGCGAGCGCGAGCTGGTCTCGGACTGCCGTTCGCTGGCGCGCTTCGAGCTGCGCGGCATTCCGCCGATGGCCGCCGGCGCGGCGCGCATCCGCATCACCTACCAGGTCGACGCGGACGGGCTGCTGTCCGTTTCCGCGCGCGAGCTGCGCTCGAACGTGGAAGCGTCGATCACCGTCAAGCCGTCGTATGGCCTGGGCGACGACGATGTCGCGCGCATGCTGCAGGATTCGTATGCCTCGGCCGAGACGGACATGAAGGCGCGCGCGCTGCGCGAGGAACAGGTGGAAGCGGAACGCATCCTGCTGGCCACCCAGGCCGCGCTGGACGAGGACGCGGCGCTGCTGTCGGACGAGGAGCGCACCGCCGTCGATGCGCTGATGACCAGCACCCGCGCGATCCTGGCGCAGTCGCAGGCCGGCACGGTCGACCACACGGCCGTCAAGGCGGCGGTGGAAGCGCTGGCGCACGGCACCGAGGAATTCGCGTCGCGCCGCATGGACCGCAGCGTGCGCAGCGCGCTGGCCGGCAAGGCGCTGGACCAGGTGGCGTAA
- a CDS encoding IscS subfamily cysteine desulfurase → MNAPEKNVAKVAPVEFRTAPHFPIYMDYSATTPIDPRVADKMIPYLREQFGNPASRSHMYGWTAEAAVEEARGHVAALVNADPREIIWTSGATESNNLAIKGAAHFYKTKGKHIVTVKTEHKAVLDTVRELERQGFEATYLDPQDNGLITLEQLAEAVRPDTILVSVMLVNNEIGVIQPVKDIAAFCRSKGIIFHCDAAQATGKIAIDLQDLKVDLMTFTAHKTYGPKGIGALYVCRKPRVRIEAQMHGGGHERGLRSGTLPVHQIVGMGEAFRLAKVEMDEEIARIKALRDRLASGLQEIEEVYINGDMDHRVPHNLNVSFNYVEGESLIMAVKDLAVSSGSACTSASLEPSYVLRALGRSDELAHSSIRFTIGRFTTQQDIDFAIDLMKSKVGKLRELSPLWDMFKEGIDINSIQWAAH, encoded by the coding sequence ATGAACGCCCCAGAAAAGAACGTCGCCAAGGTGGCTCCGGTCGAGTTTCGCACCGCGCCGCACTTCCCGATCTACATGGACTATTCGGCCACGACGCCGATCGACCCGCGCGTGGCCGACAAGATGATTCCCTACCTGCGCGAGCAGTTCGGCAATCCGGCGTCGCGCAGCCACATGTACGGCTGGACGGCGGAGGCGGCTGTGGAAGAAGCGCGCGGCCACGTGGCGGCACTGGTCAACGCCGACCCGCGCGAGATCATCTGGACCTCCGGCGCCACCGAGAGCAACAACCTGGCGATCAAGGGCGCGGCGCACTTCTACAAGACGAAGGGTAAGCACATCGTCACCGTCAAGACGGAACACAAGGCCGTGCTGGACACCGTGCGCGAACTGGAACGCCAGGGCTTCGAGGCGACCTACCTGGACCCGCAGGACAACGGCCTGATCACGCTGGAACAGCTGGCCGAAGCCGTGCGTCCGGACACCATCCTGGTCTCCGTCATGCTGGTCAATAACGAGATCGGCGTGATCCAGCCCGTCAAGGACATCGCGGCATTCTGCCGTTCCAAGGGCATCATCTTCCACTGCGACGCGGCCCAGGCCACGGGCAAGATCGCGATTGACCTGCAGGACCTGAAGGTCGACCTGATGACGTTCACGGCGCACAAGACCTACGGTCCGAAGGGTATCGGCGCGCTGTATGTCTGCCGCAAGCCGCGTGTGCGCATCGAGGCGCAGATGCACGGCGGCGGCCACGAGCGCGGCCTGCGCTCGGGCACCTTGCCGGTGCACCAGATCGTCGGCATGGGCGAGGCATTCCGCCTGGCCAAGGTCGAGATGGATGAAGAGATCGCGCGCATCAAGGCGCTGCGCGACCGCCTCGCCTCCGGCCTGCAGGAAATCGAAGAGGTGTACATCAACGGCGACATGGACCACCGCGTGCCGCACAACCTGAACGTCAGCTTCAACTACGTAGAAGGCGAGTCGCTGATCATGGCCGTCAAGGACCTGGCCGTGTCGTCCGGTTCGGCCTGCACGTCGGCCAGCCTGGAACCGTCCTACGTGCTGCGCGCGCTGGGCCGTTCCGACGAACTGGCGCACAGCTCGATCCGCTTCACGATCGGCCGCTTCACGACGCAGCAGGACATCGACTTCGCCATCGACCTGATGAAATCGAAGGTCGGCAAGCTGCGCGAGCTGTCGCCGCTGTGGGACATGTTCAAGGAAGGGATCGATATCAATTCGATCCAGTGGGCCGCTCACTAA
- a CDS encoding class I SAM-dependent methyltransferase → MKRNNKAPAAPLPSTVTDIPEIKPGQSVALLQELHILTRDGKLNQDSRRKLKQVYHLYQFIEPLLQDVRAEKGAVSLVDHGAGKSYLGFILYDLFFKALQDDSHIYGIETRDELVQRSRELAGKFGFTGMSFLPLSVAESTTSSELPEQIDIVTALHACNTATDDAIDFALKKRAKHMVLVPCCQAEVASVLRKNKGRDLGKSALTEIWRHPIHTREFGSQVTNVLRCLQLEAHGYQVNVTELVGWEHSMKNELIVATYKNLPRRRPTERLQEVLQTVGLEELGHRFYAEQVAESAR, encoded by the coding sequence ATGAAGCGCAATAACAAGGCACCCGCCGCACCGCTGCCGAGCACCGTGACCGACATCCCGGAAATCAAGCCGGGCCAGTCGGTCGCGCTGCTGCAGGAGCTGCACATCCTGACGCGCGACGGCAAGTTGAACCAGGACAGCCGGCGCAAGCTCAAGCAGGTCTATCACCTGTACCAGTTCATCGAACCGCTGCTGCAGGACGTGCGCGCCGAGAAGGGTGCCGTGTCGCTGGTCGACCATGGCGCCGGCAAGTCCTACCTGGGCTTCATCCTGTACGACCTGTTTTTCAAGGCGCTGCAAGACGATTCGCACATCTACGGCATCGAGACGCGCGACGAGCTGGTGCAGCGTTCGCGCGAGCTGGCCGGGAAGTTCGGCTTCACCGGCATGTCGTTCCTGCCGCTGTCGGTGGCTGAATCGACCACGTCGAGCGAACTGCCCGAACAAATCGACATCGTCACCGCGCTGCACGCCTGTAACACGGCCACCGACGACGCCATCGACTTCGCACTGAAAAAGCGCGCCAAGCACATGGTGCTCGTGCCGTGCTGCCAGGCCGAGGTGGCGTCCGTGCTGCGCAAGAACAAAGGCCGTGACCTGGGCAAGAGCGCGCTGACGGAAATCTGGCGCCACCCGATCCACACGCGCGAATTCGGCAGCCAGGTCACCAACGTGCTGCGCTGCCTGCAGCTGGAAGCACACGGCTACCAGGTCAACGTGACGGAGCTGGTCGGTTGGGAGCATTCGATGAAGAACGAACTGATCGTCGCGACGTACAAGAACCTGCCGCGCCGCCGTCCCACGGAGCGCCTGCAGGAAGTGCTGCAGACGGTCGGCCTGGAAGAACTGGGCCACCGCTTCTATGCCGAGCAAGTGGCGGAAAGCGCACGATGA
- the hscB gene encoding Fe-S protein assembly co-chaperone HscB — protein sequence MQNHFELFNLPQRFAIDGAALDAAYRDVQSRVHPDKFVNATDAEKRVAMQWATRANEAYQTLKNPQQRARYLCELHGVDLQTESNTAMPMAFLMQQMEWREELAEARAGKDAALLDQLDAQLRAARKEQLQAIEAQLDGADYHAAAQGVRALMFLEKFGEEVRFAFDAIEA from the coding sequence GTGCAAAATCACTTCGAGCTTTTCAACCTGCCGCAACGCTTCGCGATCGACGGTGCCGCGCTGGACGCGGCCTACCGCGACGTGCAGTCGCGCGTGCACCCCGATAAATTCGTCAACGCCACGGACGCCGAGAAGCGCGTGGCGATGCAGTGGGCCACGCGCGCCAACGAGGCCTACCAGACGCTGAAGAACCCGCAGCAGCGCGCTCGCTACCTGTGCGAGCTGCACGGCGTGGACCTGCAGACGGAGTCGAACACGGCGATGCCGATGGCCTTCCTGATGCAGCAGATGGAGTGGCGCGAGGAACTGGCCGAGGCGCGCGCCGGCAAGGATGCGGCGCTGCTCGACCAGCTGGACGCCCAGCTGCGCGCCGCCCGCAAGGAACAGCTGCAGGCCATCGAGGCCCAGCTGGACGGCGCCGACTATCACGCTGCGGCACAAGGCGTGCGTGCGCTGATGTTCCTTGAAAAATTCGGCGAAGAAGTCCGCTTCGCCTTCGACGCGATCGAAGCGTAA